In one Neobacillus sp. CF12 genomic region, the following are encoded:
- a CDS encoding 4-hydroxy-3-methylbut-2-enyl diphosphate reductase has product MQIIKISPRGYCYGVVDAMVIARNAALDKSLPRPIYILGMIVHNKHVTDAFAEEGIITLDGKNRKDILDKVDTGTVIFTAHGISPEVRELAKQKGLVTIDATCPDVTRTHDLIEEKTKQGYQVIYIGKKGHPEPEGAVGVAPDAVHLVETPNDVEALTIDSERLIVTNQTTMSQWDVAETMKKVQEKYPHAEAHNEICNATQVRQEAVAGQATEADVTIVVGDPMSNNSNRLAQVSEEIAGTKAYRIADISELEIDWIRDAKNIAVTSGASTPTPITKEVITFLEQFDPNNEATWERRKSVPLNKILPKVKK; this is encoded by the coding sequence ATGCAAATTATTAAGATTTCACCCCGCGGATACTGTTATGGTGTTGTTGATGCGATGGTAATAGCAAGAAATGCGGCTTTAGATAAATCATTACCACGCCCTATCTATATTTTAGGGATGATTGTTCATAATAAACACGTTACAGACGCTTTTGCTGAAGAAGGTATTATTACGCTTGATGGTAAAAACCGTAAGGACATACTAGACAAAGTTGATACTGGTACTGTTATTTTTACAGCGCATGGCATCTCACCAGAAGTAAGAGAGCTTGCAAAACAGAAAGGCCTGGTAACGATTGACGCTACCTGCCCAGATGTAACTAGAACCCATGATTTGATTGAAGAGAAAACGAAACAAGGATACCAGGTCATTTATATTGGAAAAAAAGGACATCCAGAGCCTGAGGGAGCAGTTGGTGTTGCGCCTGATGCTGTCCATCTTGTTGAGACACCAAACGATGTTGAAGCATTAACAATTGATAGTGAAAGACTGATTGTTACCAATCAAACAACTATGAGCCAATGGGATGTTGCTGAAACGATGAAAAAGGTTCAGGAAAAGTACCCGCATGCAGAAGCACATAATGAGATATGCAATGCAACACAAGTGCGTCAGGAAGCAGTTGCCGGTCAAGCAACTGAGGCAGATGTAACCATCGTGGTTGGAGACCCGATGAGTAATAACTCTAATCGACTCGCACAGGTCTCAGAAGAAATTGCTGGTACAAAAGCCTATCGGATTGCCGATATCTCAGAGCTTGAAATTGATTGGATTAGGGATGCTAAGAACATTGCAGTAACTTCTGGTGCATCTACTCCAACACCTATCACAAAGGAAGTTATTACCTTCCTAGAACAATTTGATCCGAATAACGAAGCAACCTGGGAACGTCGTAAAAGTGTTCCGTTAAATAAAATATTGCCCAAAGTTAAAAAATAA
- the vrrA gene encoding VrrA/YqfQ family protein: MQQPRTRFPLHGHMGSHMMGPGHYGGQHHMMTPYGGNGQMMGIQQQFTNSRSMMGQTMGRGQGKRNGGGLLSKILGGKKQGNQLAGHGGMQTPSRNVPNGTGGIGSILQTLSNPDSLTGFLNNTQQVLRTAQSIGPMIQQYGPIVKNLPMMWKLYKGFKDLPTEEKSDEGKEENSIMEDHPVHSEVEPQRVAKKKKSVAPEAEAVVASKQHNGPSIPKLYI; encoded by the coding sequence ATGCAGCAGCCTAGAACAAGATTTCCCCTGCATGGGCATATGGGTTCACATATGATGGGTCCTGGACATTATGGAGGTCAACATCACATGATGACTCCTTATGGCGGTAATGGACAAATGATGGGAATACAGCAGCAGTTTACTAACAGCAGATCGATGATGGGACAAACGATGGGTAGAGGACAAGGAAAAAGAAATGGCGGAGGTTTACTTTCGAAAATACTCGGCGGGAAAAAGCAAGGCAATCAATTAGCAGGTCATGGGGGTATGCAAACTCCTTCCAGGAACGTTCCTAATGGAACGGGAGGCATTGGTTCAATACTGCAAACCCTAAGTAATCCTGACAGTCTCACAGGATTCCTTAATAATACACAACAGGTTTTAAGGACCGCGCAATCGATTGGCCCAATGATTCAGCAATACGGACCCATCGTTAAGAATCTTCCTATGATGTGGAAGTTATATAAAGGTTTTAAAGATCTTCCAACAGAGGAAAAGTCAGATGAGGGAAAAGAAGAGAACTCTATAATGGAAGACCACCCTGTCCATTCAGAAGTAGAGCCACAGCGAGTAGCGAAAAAGAAAAAAAGTGTTGCACCAGAAGCAGAAGCAGTGGTAGCGAGTAAACAACACAATGGTCCTTCTATTCCAAAACTATACATTTAA
- a CDS encoding DEAD/DEAH box helicase produces MKENRFERFNLQPFIIEAVKEQGFFEPTEIQERMIPLVLKNESAIGQSQTGTGKTLAFVLPILERINPERKEVQAVITAPTRELASQIYHQILKVTEHCSPEKAIMTRCYIGGTDKQRTIDKLKVQPHIVVGTPGRIKDLMVEQALFVHTSEVLVVDEADMMLDMGFIEDLDQVAAKMPEKLQMLVFSATIPEKLKPFLKKYMENPKTIHIDAKRKTAENLTHYLLPSRHRNKKQLVHDALIQYNPYLAIVFTNTKKMAEEVANFLIAKGLKVARVHGDLNPRERKKMMKQIQDLEFQYIVATDLASRGIDIEGISHVINYELPTDLDFYVHRVGRTARAGNTGVALTVYDISDEDALNRLEKMGIQFKYVDLKKEEFVELEDRNKRKTRVRKEDEAEKTAKSMVKKPQKVKPGYKKKMQWEMDKIKKRQRRLNKK; encoded by the coding sequence ATGAAGGAAAATCGTTTTGAACGTTTTAATTTACAGCCATTTATTATAGAAGCAGTAAAAGAACAAGGATTTTTTGAGCCAACTGAAATTCAGGAGCGGATGATTCCATTAGTTTTAAAAAATGAAAGTGCAATTGGTCAATCACAAACTGGAACAGGGAAAACACTTGCTTTTGTTTTACCAATTCTAGAACGGATAAACCCAGAGCGCAAAGAGGTCCAAGCTGTCATCACTGCGCCAACAAGAGAACTTGCATCGCAAATTTATCATCAAATATTAAAGGTGACAGAGCATTGCAGTCCTGAAAAGGCAATCATGACTAGATGTTACATTGGAGGAACGGACAAGCAAAGAACAATTGATAAATTAAAGGTACAGCCCCATATTGTAGTTGGAACACCAGGGAGAATTAAAGACCTGATGGTTGAACAAGCACTTTTTGTTCATACTTCAGAAGTACTTGTTGTCGATGAAGCGGATATGATGCTTGATATGGGCTTTATTGAGGATTTGGATCAAGTAGCAGCAAAGATGCCTGAGAAATTGCAGATGCTTGTATTTTCTGCCACTATTCCAGAAAAGCTTAAACCATTTCTTAAAAAGTATATGGAAAATCCAAAAACCATTCACATTGATGCAAAAAGAAAAACTGCAGAAAATCTAACTCATTACCTTTTACCATCAAGACACCGCAATAAGAAGCAACTTGTCCACGATGCCCTTATTCAGTACAACCCATATTTAGCAATCGTGTTTACAAATACAAAAAAAATGGCTGAGGAAGTAGCCAATTTTTTAATTGCCAAGGGGTTAAAGGTTGCTCGAGTACATGGAGATTTGAATCCGCGTGAACGTAAAAAAATGATGAAGCAAATTCAAGATTTAGAATTTCAATATATTGTGGCAACTGACTTAGCTTCACGAGGAATTGATATCGAAGGAATAAGTCATGTTATTAACTATGAATTACCAACAGATTTAGACTTTTATGTTCACCGAGTGGGAAGAACTGCAAGAGCAGGAAATACGGGAGTTGCTCTAACTGTTTATGATATTTCCGATGAAGATGCATTAAATCGTCTTGAAAAGATGGGGATTCAATTTAAGTACGTCGATCTTAAAAAAGAGGAATTTGTTGAATTAGAGGATCGCAATAAAAGAAAGACACGTGTAAGGAAAGAGGATGAAGCAGAAAAAACTGCTAAATCGATGGTCAAAAAACCGCAAAAGGTAAAACCAGGTTACAAAAAGAAGATGCAGTGGGAAATGGATAAAATTAAGAAACGTCAAAGAAGATTAAATAAGAAGTAA
- a CDS encoding deoxyribonuclease IV — MLKIGSHVSMSGKKMLLAASEEAVSYGSNTFMIYTGAPQNTRRKKIEDLNIEAGRRHMAEHGINEIVVHAPYIINIGNTTNPDTFELGVRFLRTEIERTEALGAKQIVLHPGAHVGAGTEAGIKKIIEGLNEVLTGKEQLQIALETMAGKGSECGKSFEELAMIIDGVNYSDKLSVCFDTCHTHDAGYNIVEDFDGVLNEFDKIVGLDKLKVLHINDSKNAIGMRKDRHENIGFGHIGFKALNYIVHHPQLTEVPKILETPFVGEDKDNKKPPYRFEIEMLKEQKFNEDLLDKIIHA; from the coding sequence TTGTTGAAAATTGGTTCACACGTTTCAATGAGCGGTAAAAAAATGCTACTTGCAGCAAGTGAGGAAGCCGTTTCATATGGCTCAAATACTTTTATGATCTATACTGGGGCACCGCAAAACACCAGAAGGAAGAAAATTGAAGATCTTAATATTGAAGCTGGAAGAAGACATATGGCGGAGCATGGAATCAATGAAATTGTTGTTCATGCTCCATACATTATAAATATTGGAAATACCACAAATCCTGATACGTTTGAATTAGGTGTGCGGTTTCTACGGACAGAAATTGAGAGAACAGAGGCACTCGGTGCAAAGCAAATCGTGCTGCATCCAGGTGCACATGTTGGTGCAGGTACTGAGGCGGGTATTAAGAAGATTATCGAAGGCTTAAATGAAGTTTTAACTGGTAAAGAGCAACTACAAATTGCATTGGAAACAATGGCAGGAAAAGGGTCTGAATGCGGCAAATCGTTCGAGGAATTGGCCATGATTATCGATGGAGTGAACTATAGCGATAAACTGTCTGTTTGTTTTGATACATGCCATACACATGATGCCGGATACAACATTGTTGAAGATTTTGATGGCGTGTTAAATGAATTTGATAAAATTGTTGGCTTGGACAAATTAAAGGTTCTTCATATTAATGATAGTAAAAATGCAATAGGGATGAGAAAAGACCGTCACGAAAATATTGGCTTTGGTCATATTGGCTTTAAAGCACTCAATTATATCGTACATCATCCACAATTGACAGAAGTTCCTAAAATTCTCGAGACACCATTCGTAGGCGAAGATAAAGATAATAAAAAGCCTCCATATCGATTCGAAATTGAAATGCTAAAAGAACAAAAATTTAACGAAGACCTTCTAGATAAAATCATACATGCCTAA
- a CDS encoding DUF2624 domain-containing protein encodes MKIFENVINHKINTITGDELFKYAQQFNIRVNRQQANKVAQYLRGKNVNIFDDRERASLIKEIAKIAGPEAAREVNKLFVQFTK; translated from the coding sequence GTGAAGATTTTTGAGAATGTCATTAATCATAAGATTAATACCATTACTGGTGATGAACTATTCAAGTATGCGCAGCAATTTAATATTCGAGTGAATCGGCAGCAAGCAAATAAAGTTGCTCAATACTTAAGAGGGAAAAATGTAAATATTTTTGATGACCGTGAACGCGCATCGCTAATTAAAGAAATTGCTAAAATTGCAGGACCAGAAGCTGCAAGAGAAGTAAATAAGCTTTTTGTACAATTTACAAAATAA
- a CDS encoding metal ABC transporter ATP-binding protein → MKLDSIIEIKHLFYRYEKDTVLENINLTIPNGSFLAIVGPNGSGKSTLLKLILGLLKPQKGDIFLFGQEINKFKDWQQIGYVSQKANSFNTGFPATVFEVVSSGLTKKLGLFRFFKKEHSQKVFDALEAVGMRKFSNRNIGELSGGQQQRVFIARALVSEPKLLILDEPTVGVDAENVNAFYHMLADLNKNRGITLLLVTHDIGTISDKVTHVACLNKHLHFHGDTSEFEKHKSEGMSEFYGTDVHLLAHQHDHGGVFK, encoded by the coding sequence ATGAAATTAGATTCTATTATTGAAATAAAACACCTTTTCTATCGCTATGAAAAGGATACCGTCCTTGAAAATATTAACCTAACCATACCAAATGGCTCTTTTTTAGCGATTGTCGGTCCAAATGGTTCCGGTAAATCAACATTATTAAAATTGATTTTGGGCTTATTAAAGCCACAAAAAGGAGATATTTTCTTATTCGGACAGGAAATAAATAAATTTAAAGACTGGCAGCAAATCGGTTATGTATCTCAAAAGGCAAATTCATTTAATACAGGTTTTCCAGCTACTGTTTTTGAAGTTGTTTCTAGTGGATTAACAAAAAAACTTGGGTTGTTTCGATTTTTTAAAAAAGAGCATTCCCAAAAAGTATTTGACGCATTGGAAGCTGTGGGCATGAGGAAGTTTAGCAACCGAAATATCGGTGAGTTGTCAGGCGGTCAGCAGCAAAGGGTTTTCATTGCCCGCGCCCTAGTGAGTGAGCCCAAACTATTAATTCTTGATGAACCTACGGTTGGTGTTGATGCTGAGAACGTGAACGCTTTTTACCATATGCTTGCGGATTTGAATAAGAATCGGGGCATTACGCTTTTGTTAGTTACACATGACATTGGAACCATTTCAGACAAAGTAACCCATGTAGCATGTCTAAATAAACACTTACATTTTCATGGGGATACGAGTGAATTTGAGAAGCACAAAAGTGAAGGAATGTCTGAATTTTATGGAACGGATGTCCATCTCCTCGCACATCAACATGACCACGGAGGCGTTTTTAAATGA
- a CDS encoding metal ABC transporter permease, which produces MIQGIFQYEFLQNAFLTGILIGFLAPLLGVFIVVRRLSLIADALSHVTLAGIAASLLLEKYFMALSGLNPLYLGMVFSVGGSLFIEKLRGVYKHYQELAIPIILSGGIGLGVIFISLADGFNTDLYSYLFGSVSAVSRTDLWVILVISIAVVVTIILLYKELFLLSFDEEHAKASGIAAKSIHFIFIIMVALVIAASMRIVGIMLVSSLMTLPVAASIRIAKGFKQTIFLSIIFGEISVLGGLFASYYLDLAPGGTIVMIAVAILVFTIVYKRLMIKSQISQGGAAG; this is translated from the coding sequence ATGATTCAAGGAATATTTCAATATGAATTTTTACAAAATGCCTTTTTAACTGGAATTTTAATTGGCTTTCTTGCACCATTATTAGGTGTCTTTATTGTTGTTAGAAGACTTTCATTAATTGCCGATGCCCTAAGTCATGTAACCTTGGCAGGAATTGCAGCAAGCCTTCTCCTAGAAAAATACTTTATGGCTTTAAGTGGACTAAATCCGCTTTATTTAGGAATGGTCTTTTCTGTCGGCGGCTCTTTGTTTATAGAAAAATTACGAGGAGTTTATAAACATTACCAAGAGTTAGCAATCCCAATCATTTTATCAGGTGGTATAGGTCTTGGAGTGATCTTTATTTCACTAGCAGATGGTTTTAATACGGACTTGTATAGTTATTTATTTGGCAGTGTATCTGCTGTGAGCCGCACGGATTTATGGGTAATCTTGGTTATTAGTATCGCTGTTGTAGTAACCATCATTTTATTATATAAAGAACTGTTTTTATTATCTTTTGATGAAGAGCATGCCAAAGCCTCGGGAATAGCGGCAAAAAGCATTCACTTTATTTTTATTATTATGGTTGCCCTTGTGATTGCAGCTTCGATGAGAATTGTGGGAATTATGCTGGTTTCTTCATTAATGACTTTACCGGTTGCCGCAAGTATTCGCATTGCAAAAGGCTTTAAACAAACAATCTTTTTGTCGATTATCTTTGGTGAAATATCTGTCCTTGGGGGTCTTTTTGCTTCTTACTATCTAGACCTGGCTCCTGGTGGAACAATTGTTATGATTGCCGTGGCTATTTTAGTATTTACAATCGTTTATAAAAGATTAATGATAAAAAGTCAGATTTCACAAGGGGGTGCAGCAGGATGA
- a CDS encoding Fur family transcriptional regulator produces the protein MNVNEAIQFLKENGFKQTGKREDMLQLFADSDKYLTAKDVLDELKEDYPGLSFDTIYRNLSLFVKMGILEMTELSGEKHFRFSCSRHQHHHHFICMDCGKTKEIETCPMNSLSEDLKGYDISGHKFEIYGRCPECN, from the coding sequence ATGAATGTAAATGAGGCAATTCAATTCTTGAAAGAAAATGGGTTTAAACAAACAGGAAAAAGAGAAGACATGCTTCAATTGTTTGCAGACAGTGATAAGTACTTAACAGCTAAAGATGTCCTAGATGAATTAAAGGAAGACTATCCAGGATTAAGCTTTGATACTATATATCGGAATCTTTCACTCTTTGTAAAAATGGGTATTCTTGAAATGACGGAACTTTCTGGTGAAAAGCACTTTCGCTTTTCCTGTTCACGCCACCAACACCACCATCATTTCATCTGTATGGATTGCGGTAAGACAAAAGAGATTGAAACTTGTCCAATGAACAGTTTAAGTGAGGATTTAAAAGGATATGATATCTCGGGGCATAAATTTGAGATATACGGACGTTGTCCTGAGTGCAACTAA
- a CDS encoding DUF4190 domain-containing protein, producing MEDKKDTKIRGYLPSPNTDVDSPDYPSDYREETAAEIAAPVPLARPTFQERSKSDQGTRTEAGTGMGWAALILSILSLFVMPILFGAAGIVLGFVARRRGAEGLGSWAIGIGAISIIVGIFILPFF from the coding sequence ATGGAAGATAAAAAAGACACGAAAATACGTGGGTATCTCCCAAGCCCAAACACTGATGTAGATAGCCCAGATTACCCTTCTGATTATCGGGAGGAAACAGCAGCTGAAATTGCAGCCCCAGTTCCACTTGCTCGTCCTACATTCCAGGAAAGATCAAAGTCAGATCAAGGAACGCGGACAGAAGCAGGAACAGGTATGGGATGGGCTGCTTTAATTCTATCTATACTATCACTGTTTGTCATGCCGATTCTTTTTGGTGCAGCAGGTATTGTATTAGGTTTCGTAGCCAGACGTCGAGGAGCCGAAGGCCTTGGATCGTGGGCAATCGGGATAGGTGCTATTTCGATTATTGTCGGAATCTTTATCCTGCCGTTCTTTTAA
- the ispG gene encoding flavodoxin-dependent (E)-4-hydroxy-3-methylbut-2-enyl-diphosphate synthase yields the protein MTHRTKTRPVKVGNLTIGGSNELFIQSMTTTKTHDVEATVAEIKRLEEAGCQIVRVACPDERAANAIPEIKKRINIPLVVDIHFDYKLALKAIEGGADKIRINPGNIGKREKVEAVVNAAKKRGIPIRIGVNAGSLEKRILEKYGYPTADGMVESALHHIRILEDLDFHDIIVSMKASDVSLAIEAYEKASKAFDYPLHLGITESGTLFAGTVKSAAGLGAIMSKGIGNTLRVSLSADPVEEVKVARELLKVFGLSSNAATLISCPTCGRIEIDLISIANEVEEYISTIKAPIKVAVLGCAVNGPGEAREADIGIAGARGEGLLFRKGEIVRKVPEDQLVDELKKEIDQIAEEYFQKKAAEEAEVTN from the coding sequence ATTACACATCGTACAAAAACCCGTCCTGTTAAAGTTGGTAATTTAACAATTGGCGGCAGTAACGAATTATTTATACAAAGCATGACCACTACTAAAACGCATGATGTTGAAGCAACAGTTGCTGAAATTAAACGTCTAGAAGAGGCAGGCTGCCAGATTGTTCGTGTTGCGTGTCCCGACGAACGGGCTGCAAATGCCATTCCTGAAATTAAAAAAAGAATTAATATTCCCTTAGTTGTAGATATCCATTTTGATTATAAATTGGCGCTTAAAGCAATCGAGGGCGGCGCTGATAAAATCCGTATTAATCCAGGAAATATCGGAAAAAGAGAAAAAGTTGAAGCAGTCGTAAACGCTGCTAAGAAGCGTGGAATTCCAATCCGTATTGGTGTTAATGCAGGCTCACTTGAAAAGAGAATTCTTGAGAAATATGGTTATCCAACTGCCGATGGAATGGTTGAAAGTGCACTCCATCATATCAGAATCCTTGAAGACCTTGATTTCCACGATATCATTGTTTCAATGAAGGCATCGGATGTAAGCCTTGCAATCGAAGCATATGAAAAAGCTTCAAAAGCATTTGATTATCCTTTACATTTAGGTATTACTGAATCAGGAACTCTTTTTGCCGGTACGGTTAAAAGTGCTGCTGGATTGGGAGCCATTATGAGCAAAGGTATTGGTAATACACTTCGGGTTTCTTTAAGTGCTGACCCAGTTGAAGAAGTTAAAGTAGCCAGAGAACTTTTAAAGGTATTTGGTCTATCTTCCAATGCAGCAACATTAATCTCATGTCCGACATGCGGAAGAATTGAAATCGATCTAATCAGTATTGCAAATGAAGTAGAAGAATATATTTCAACCATAAAAGCACCAATTAAGGTAGCTGTTTTAGGATGCGCTGTAAACGGTCCTGGGGAAGCAAGAGAAGCTGATATAGGAATTGCTGGTGCACGTGGTGAGGGCTTACTTTTCCGTAAAGGTGAGATTGTTCGTAAGGTCCCTGAAGATCAATTGGTCGATGAATTGAAAAAAGAAATTGATCAAATTGCTGAGGAATACTTCCAGAAAAAAGCGGCTGAAGAAGCTGAAGTTACAAATTAA
- a CDS encoding DUF1189 domain-containing protein: MNIFKQFFRSTYSPKDIASFRFQGIGKTILYVFLLTLLSILPAIYYFSTVLTEGIEGTKSVMKNELPAFTIDNGTLTAESDVPITIHKGDFTIIFDSTGVITNEDVEDEENAFALLKNEITVAAGGRIDTYSYSMLEGLTLTKDDFIDVVDTVDGMKGIIIPVMSTLMFLFSSAINFIEVSILAWFGLVLKSLAGKSISYRHLWRMAAYSVTLPTVFFTIMSALNTTVPNSFILNWFVEIIILYLALKEIPNEKSTIEN, from the coding sequence ATGAATATTTTCAAACAGTTTTTTAGAAGTACTTATTCACCAAAGGACATTGCCTCATTTCGATTTCAAGGTATTGGAAAAACAATTTTATATGTGTTTCTTCTTACCTTGCTATCAATCTTGCCAGCTATTTATTACTTTAGTACAGTCTTGACTGAAGGAATTGAAGGTACTAAATCCGTAATGAAGAATGAACTCCCCGCTTTTACCATTGATAATGGGACTTTAACAGCAGAAAGTGATGTACCGATAACCATTCATAAAGGGGATTTCACCATTATCTTCGATTCAACAGGAGTAATTACGAACGAAGATGTGGAAGATGAAGAAAATGCCTTTGCATTGCTTAAGAATGAAATTACCGTTGCAGCAGGAGGAAGAATTGATACCTATTCCTACTCTATGCTAGAAGGATTAACACTAACGAAAGACGACTTTATTGATGTAGTAGATACAGTCGATGGAATGAAAGGAATTATTATTCCCGTAATGTCTACCTTAATGTTCCTTTTTTCAAGTGCAATAAATTTCATTGAAGTGTCTATTCTTGCTTGGTTTGGTTTAGTATTAAAGAGTCTTGCAGGCAAGAGCATAAGTTATCGCCATTTATGGAGAATGGCTGCCTACAGTGTAACTTTGCCAACTGTATTTTTTACCATTATGAGTGCCCTTAATACAACAGTACCAAATAGCTTTATACTCAATTGGTTTGTTGAAATAATCATCTTATACTTAGCACTTAAAGAAATACCAAACGAAAAATCAACGATTGAAAACTAA
- a CDS encoding DUF456 domain-containing protein, which produces MEIVYWSIISVLFIIGFIGLIYPIIPSVLFLLAGYLLYGFFFSFEPFGWFFWLIQSFFIILLFVADYIANMIGIQKYGGSKAGVWGSTIGLLVGPFIIPFLGILIGPFIGAIGAELLVNKRNFKDSLKIGFGSVIGFISSVITKTIIQILMIVYFLLMVL; this is translated from the coding sequence ATGGAGATCGTTTATTGGTCAATCATCTCGGTGTTATTTATCATTGGGTTTATTGGACTCATTTATCCAATCATCCCAAGTGTATTGTTCCTATTAGCAGGGTATTTATTATATGGTTTCTTTTTTTCCTTTGAACCTTTTGGCTGGTTCTTTTGGCTGATTCAAAGTTTCTTTATCATTCTGTTGTTTGTAGCAGACTATATCGCAAATATGATTGGGATTCAAAAATACGGCGGATCCAAGGCTGGAGTCTGGGGAAGTACGATAGGTCTTCTAGTCGGTCCTTTCATAATACCGTTTTTAGGAATTCTAATTGGTCCATTTATTGGGGCGATAGGGGCAGAGCTTTTAGTTAATAAAAGAAATTTCAAAGACAGTTTAAAAATTGGCTTTGGATCAGTGATCGGTTTTATTAGTAGTGTCATCACAAAAACGATTATTCAAATACTAATGATTGTTTACTTCCTTCTTATGGTTCTTTAA
- a CDS encoding Crp/Fnr family transcriptional regulator, with amino-acid sequence MLSGGFSIYSLLDQFFRKTDQIQKVKAGTVLFQEKDSVEYVYLLLSGTVALGRVHMRGKDFILKVLNSREMIVEYPIFKQDARYQFYAKTLSDSEVLAIKKAQFEEFIMNDPDAMNAFVSWLSTGYLKAQMKCQDLIMNGKKGGLYSILIRLCNTYGVRTEDGILIDLPLTHQDLANLTYGTREVIQRALKELREKDVVSYDLQKFTIKNIKYLKEEVDCQNCPYEICGVN; translated from the coding sequence ATGCTTAGTGGCGGTTTTTCTATATATAGTTTATTAGATCAATTCTTTCGTAAAACAGACCAAATACAAAAGGTAAAGGCGGGAACCGTTCTCTTTCAAGAGAAGGATTCTGTTGAATATGTATACCTGTTACTCAGCGGGACCGTTGCACTCGGTCGAGTCCACATGCGCGGGAAAGACTTTATATTAAAAGTTTTAAATAGCAGAGAGATGATCGTTGAATATCCAATATTTAAACAAGATGCAAGGTATCAGTTTTATGCAAAGACTCTTTCAGATAGTGAAGTTCTTGCCATTAAAAAGGCCCAATTTGAAGAATTTATCATGAATGACCCCGATGCAATGAATGCTTTTGTTTCGTGGTTAAGCACAGGCTACCTAAAAGCTCAGATGAAATGTCAGGACCTAATTATGAATGGCAAAAAAGGTGGTTTATATTCTATTCTCATCCGTCTTTGTAATACGTATGGTGTAAGGACAGAAGATGGAATACTCATTGATCTGCCGTTAACTCATCAAGATCTTGCCAACTTAACATATGGAACGAGAGAAGTTATTCAACGCGCTTTAAAAGAATTGCGGGAGAAAGATGTGGTTTCTTACGATCTGCAAAAATTTACAATCAAAAATATAAAATACCTAAAAGAAGAAGTTGACTGCCAAAACTGTCCATATGAGATTTGCGGTGTAAACTAA
- a CDS encoding superoxide dismutase, producing the protein MAFELPQLPYAYDALEPHIDKETMNIHHTKHHNTYVTNLNNALQGNEELLSKSVEEVVANLDAVPEAVRTAVRNNGGGHANHALFWQILSPNGGGAPTGELADAISNKFGSFDSFKEEFAKAATTRFGSGWAWLAVSNGELEVSSTPNQDSPLMEGKTPILGLDVWEHAYYLNYQNRRPDYISSFWNVVNWDEVSKRYSAAK; encoded by the coding sequence ATGGCTTTTGAATTACCACAATTACCTTATGCTTATGATGCACTTGAGCCTCATATTGACAAAGAAACGATGAATATTCATCACACTAAACATCACAATACGTATGTAACAAACTTAAATAATGCACTACAAGGTAACGAAGAATTACTTTCTAAATCAGTTGAAGAAGTAGTTGCTAACCTTGATGCTGTTCCAGAAGCGGTTCGTACTGCAGTACGTAACAATGGTGGAGGACATGCTAACCATGCACTATTCTGGCAGATCCTTTCTCCAAATGGAGGCGGTGCACCAACTGGTGAATTAGCTGATGCAATCAGCAATAAATTTGGCAGTTTCGATAGCTTTAAAGAGGAGTTTGCGAAAGCGGCTACAACTCGTTTTGGTTCAGGATGGGCTTGGCTAGCTGTAAGCAATGGTGAGTTAGAAGTTTCAAGCACACCAAATCAAGACTCTCCTTTGATGGAAGGTAAAACACCTATTCTAGGTCTTGATGTTTGGGAGCATGCTTACTACTTAAACTACCAAAACCGTCGTCCTGATTACATCTCTTCTTTCTGGAACGTTGTAAACTGGGATGAAGTTTCTAAGCGCTACAGTGCAGCGAAGTAA